The following proteins are co-located in the Candidatus Binatia bacterium genome:
- a CDS encoding cobalamin B12-binding domain-containing protein: MSERPLRIIIAKAGLDGHDRGAKVIARALRDAGMEVIYTGLFQTPEQIVQTAIQEDADGIGLSILSGAHMTLFPLVVEQLRERDAGDIVFFGGGTIPAEDAKRLKELGVREIFTPGAPLQEIIDFVERECGKRRALVG, encoded by the coding sequence ATGAGCGAGCGACCGCTGCGCATCATCATCGCTAAGGCCGGCCTCGACGGGCACGACCGAGGTGCGAAGGTAATCGCGCGCGCGTTGCGCGACGCCGGGATGGAGGTCATCTACACGGGGCTCTTCCAGACCCCCGAGCAGATCGTCCAGACTGCGATTCAGGAGGACGCCGACGGCATCGGCCTCTCGATCCTCTCCGGCGCGCACATGACGCTCTTCCCGCTCGTCGTCGAGCAGTTGCGCGAGCGCGACGCCGGCGACATCGTCTTTTTCGGCGGCGGAACGATTCCGGCCGAGGATGCCAAGCGCCTCAAAGAGCTCGGCGTGCGAGAGATATTCACGCCGGGCGCCCCGTTGCAGGAGATCATCGACTTCGTCGAGCGCGAATGCGGTAAGCGGCGAGCGCTGGTAGGCTAG
- the gltX gene encoding glutamate--tRNA ligase, whose product MTVRTRVAPSPTGDPHVGTAYVALVNYCFARQHGGEFVLRIEDTDRARSTAESERTILQTLRWCGLDWDEGPDVGGPHGPYRQSERSAVYREYAEKLLASGHAFKCFCTPQRLEEMRVAQRAAGQPSRYDGLCRTYAPEEVARREAAGEPHVVRLVVPDDGVCVVEDLRRGPVEFDYKSVDMQVLVKSDGLPTYHLANVVDDHLMGITHVFRGEEWVSSAPKHLLLYSYFGWTPPKLMHLPLLRNPDKSKLSKRKNPTGILFYKAMGYLPEALVNFLALLLNATREGEDELMDLPEIVRRFQVEHVPIGGPVFDVAKLDWLNARYIRERLDEGSFVERVREWAISPERLTRLAHLAAPRIERLSDLGPLLAFLFSGRLPLRAEELRTNKLDDAETRKAFELALAEFDALPAWNVFAIETVVKSVAETLGKKPRDVARPFYVAVTGSPTSIPLYDSMELLGRDIVRERLRGALALLSREKVTA is encoded by the coding sequence TTGACTGTACGAACGCGCGTCGCGCCATCGCCGACCGGCGATCCGCACGTGGGAACCGCGTACGTCGCCTTGGTCAACTACTGCTTCGCCCGCCAACACGGCGGCGAGTTCGTCCTGCGCATCGAGGACACCGACCGGGCGCGCAGCACCGCGGAGAGCGAGCGCACGATCTTGCAGACGCTGCGCTGGTGCGGTCTCGACTGGGACGAAGGTCCCGACGTCGGCGGCCCGCACGGACCCTATCGCCAGAGCGAGCGTTCCGCGGTCTATCGGGAGTACGCCGAGAAGCTGCTCGCGAGCGGCCACGCCTTCAAATGTTTCTGCACGCCGCAGCGCCTCGAGGAGATGCGCGTGGCCCAACGCGCGGCCGGTCAGCCGTCGCGCTACGACGGACTCTGCCGCACCTACGCACCGGAGGAGGTCGCGCGGCGGGAAGCCGCGGGCGAGCCGCACGTCGTTCGTCTCGTCGTTCCCGACGACGGCGTCTGCGTCGTCGAGGATCTGCGCCGCGGACCGGTCGAGTTCGACTATAAAAGCGTCGACATGCAGGTGCTCGTGAAGTCGGACGGTCTGCCGACCTACCATCTCGCAAACGTCGTGGACGATCACCTCATGGGGATCACGCACGTCTTCCGCGGAGAAGAGTGGGTCAGCAGCGCGCCCAAGCATCTCTTGCTCTACTCCTATTTCGGCTGGACGCCGCCGAAGCTGATGCACCTGCCGCTGTTGCGCAATCCCGACAAGAGCAAGCTCAGCAAACGCAAGAATCCGACGGGAATTCTCTTCTATAAGGCGATGGGCTATCTGCCCGAGGCGCTCGTCAACTTCTTGGCGTTGCTGCTCAACGCGACGCGCGAGGGCGAAGACGAGCTGATGGATCTGCCGGAGATCGTGCGGCGCTTTCAGGTCGAGCACGTGCCGATCGGCGGACCGGTCTTCGACGTCGCGAAGCTCGACTGGCTCAACGCGCGTTACATTCGCGAGCGGCTCGACGAAGGGTCGTTCGTGGAGCGCGTGCGCGAGTGGGCGATCTCGCCCGAGCGCCTGACGCGATTGGCGCATCTCGCGGCGCCGCGCATCGAGCGCCTCAGCGACCTCGGACCGCTGCTCGCGTTTCTCTTCTCCGGACGGTTGCCGTTACGCGCCGAGGAACTGCGGACCAACAAGCTCGACGACGCCGAGACGCGCAAGGCGTTCGAGCTCGCGCTCGCGGAGTTCGACGCGCTGCCGGCCTGGAACGTCTTCGCGATCGAGACGGTCGTGAAGAGCGTCGCGGAGACGCTCGGCAAGAAGCCGCGCGACGTGGCGCGTCCGTTCTACGTCGCCGTCACGGGCAGCCCGACATCAATTCCCCTCTACGATTCCATGGAGTTGCTCGGGCGCGACATCGTGCGCGAGCGGCTGCGCGGCGCGCTCGCGCTGCTCTCGCGCGAGAAGGTGACCGCGTGA